One region of Pogona vitticeps strain Pit_001003342236 chromosome 1, PviZW2.1, whole genome shotgun sequence genomic DNA includes:
- the DDX18 gene encoding ATP-dependent RNA helicase DDX18, producing the protein MAANTGNLPMRLLRKKLHKRNLKIRQRNLARQGAAAAESSGAGRAGGLTAEDSSEEVSSIQEAVVEEQKPKGVEQPNIILNAEEAGCTQPELKKKKKKKKRKTVSQTENEAKKAKIEEECAQLEEQALNGEPEKENDDSSDEKEAEDADGPALPLGLTGAFEDTSFASLSDLVSENTLKGIADMGFTHMTEIQHKSIKPLLEGRDILAAAKTGSGKTLAFLIPAIELIYKLKFMPRNGTGVLILSPTRELAMQTYGVLKELMTHHVHTYGLVMGGSNRSAEAQKLANGINIIVATPGRLLDHMQNTPGFMYKNLQCLVIDEADRILEVGFEEEMKQIIKLLPKRRQTMLFSATQTRKVEDLAKISLKKEPLYVGVDDNKETATVEGLEQGYVVCPSEKRFLLLFTFLKKNRKKKLMVFFSSCMSVKYHYELLNYIDLPVLAIHGKQKQTKRTTTFFQFCNADSGILLCTDVAARGLDIPEVDWIVQYDPPDDPKEYIHRVGRTARGINGRGHALLILRPEELGFLRYLKQARVPLNEFEFSWAKISDIQSQLEKLIEKNYFLHKSAQEAYKAYIRAYDSHSLKEIYSVNNLDLLKVALSFGFKVPPFVDLNVNSSHGKRLQKRGGGGGFGYQKSKNVQKSKIFKHINKKKSDSRQFSR; encoded by the exons ATGGCGGCGAATACGGGGAACCTCCCGATGCGGCTGCTCCGCAAGAAGCTCCACAAACGCAACCTCAAGATACGCCAGCGCAACTTGGCCCGGCAAGGGGCGGCCGCCGCCGAGAGCTCTGGGGCAGGGAGAGCCGGCG GCCTAACAGCAGAGGACAGTTCAGAAGAAGTATCCAGTATCCAAGAAGCAGTGGTGGAAGAACAGAAACCTAAGGGTGTGGAACAGCCAAACATCATACTTAATGCAGAAGAAGCTGGATGTACACAACCtgagttgaagaagaagaagaagaagaagaaaagaaaaactgttagccAGACAGAAAATg AAGCTAAAAAAGCAAAAATTGAAGAAGAATGTGCTCAGCTAGAAGAACAGGCCCTAAATGGGGAACCTGAGAAAGAAAATGATGACAGTTCGGATGAGAAAGAAGCGGAAGATGCTGATGGACCTGCCTTACCCCTTGGACTAACAG GTGCTTTTGAGGATACATCTTTTGCTTCTCTGAGTGACCTTGTCAGTGAGAACACATTGAAAGGAATAGCTGACATGGGTTTCACACACATGACAGAAATCCAGCATAAGAGTATTAAACCACTCCTCGAAGGCAG AGATATTCTAGCAGCTGCAAAGACTGGCAGTGGCAAAACCCTTGCGTTTCTTATTCCAGCAATAGAACTCATCTACAAGTTAAAATTTATGCCCAGGAATG GAACTGGTGTTCTCATCCTTTCACCTACTCGAGAGCTTGCCATGCAGACCTATGGTGTTCTCAAAGAACTGATGACTCATCACGTCCACACCTATGGCTTAGTCATGGGCGGCAGTAATAGATCAGCTGAGGCACAGAAGCTTGCAAATGGGATAAACATAATTGTGGCAACTCCAGGCAGACTTTTGGACCACATGCAG AATACTCCAGGGTTTATGTATAAGAATCTGCAGTGTCTGGTGATTGATGAGGCCGACAGAATTTTAGAAGTTGGGTTTgaggaagaaatgaaacaaatcataAAACTTCTGCCAA AACGTAGACAAACTATGCTTTTCTCTGCTACACAAACCCGTAAAGTTGAAGACTTGGCAAAGATATCTCTTAAAAAAGAACCATTGTATGTTGGGGTTGATGACAATAAAGAGACAGCAACTGTGGAGGGACTTGAACAG GGTTATGTAGTGTGTCCTTCAGAAAAGAGATTTCTTCTGCTGTTCACTTTCCTCAAGAAGAATCGGAAGAAGAAGCTGATGGTCTTTTTCTCTTCGTGTATGTCTGTGAAGTACCACTATGAACTCCTGAACTATATTGATCTGCCAGTCCTGGCCATTCAT ggcAAGCAGAAACAGACCAAACGCACAACTACATTTTTTCAGTTCTGTAATGCAGATTCTGGAATACTCTTGTGCACAGATGTAGCAGCTCGGGGACTGGACATTCCTGAAGTTGACTGGATAGTTCAATATGACCCACCAGATGATCCAAAG gaatacATTCATCGTGTTGGAAGAACTGCCCGAGGTATAAATGGAAGAGGGCATGCTCTGCTTATTTTACGACCAGAAGAGCTGGGTTTCCTGCGTTACCTAAAACAGGCTCGG GTACCACTAAATGAATTTGAATTTTCTTGGGCCAAGATTTCTGATATCCAGTCACAG ctgGAGAAATTGATTGAGAAAAACTACTTTCTTCACAAATCAGCCCAGGAAGCATACAAAGCATATATAAGAGCCTATGATTCCCATTCTCTGAAGGAGATCTACAGTGTCAATAACTTGGATCTGCTCAAAGTTGCTCTGTCATTTGGCTTCAAGGTCCCACCTTTTGTTGATCTCA ATGTAAACAGCAGCCATGGGAAGAGACTGCAGAAAAGAGGTGGCGGAGGAGGATTTGGCTACCAGAAGTCAAAGAATGTTCAGAAGTCCAAAATTTTCAAGCACATTAACAAGAAAAAGTCAGATAGCAGACAGTTTTCCCGCTGa